GACCACTCATGCCCTCAGCTGTGAGGAGCCTTGAGAAGATGAAAGCATCTGTGGTTCTCTCCCTCCTCAGTTACCTGGTGGTGCCAAGTGACGCTCGGGTCTTAGGGCGCTGCAGGGTGGCTAAGAAGCTCCAGGAAGGAGGCCTGAGTGACTTTGAtggctacagccttgaaaactgtgaGTGGGGCCCTTCCACTCTCCTTCTTTCCTCACCTTTccctccaccccctccccagACATCCCCAACTCCAACTTTCCTTAGAGCCTCGAACTTCCTGTTCCATCTCAGGGGTGTGCCTGGCTTACTTTGAGAGCAAGTTCAACCCCTCAGCTGTCTATGACAACTTGCGTGGTGACTACACTGGCTATGGCCTCTTCCAGATCCGGAACAATGACTGGTGTGACCACGGCAAGAACCGCTGCCACGTGTCATGCTCTGGTAGGTCCCTTCCCTCTGTTCCATGTTGGGAAACTGGGGGCTGTGGCGTTGTGCTCAGAGATCTGCCTTTCCAAAGGCTGGAGTGTAACTATAAGTTtggagggggaaggaggaggggatGGTAGGATCTGGGCTGAACCACATCCAAGGTACAACCCTGAGAGGCCTGAGCACGGTATTtccaggattgttgttgttagttaccatcggattgattccaactcatggtgaccccatgtgtgcagagtaaactactccatagggatttcaagactgtgacctttcagaagcagatcaccaggcatgtcttctgaggtacctgtggataatagttgagagcttaactgtttgcaccactgccAGGATAGACAGAGAGAAATGGCTGCAGTGAGTCAGGCATGATAACTTGGGAATGGAGCGATAGAAACCCACATCCAAACGGGCAGAGATGGTGTTGGGATGTtgagaggaggcagggaggaggctGCAGTCACCCAAACCCATCTGAGCCTGAACTGTGGGAGCAGAGGGTTCTGGCGGGCCTGATTTCACCCATACTTGGCCACCACTTCCTTCTTCAAGGGCAACAGATGCTGTCACGTTGCCATCTTTGAAAGTACCTGGCAAGGAAGAGAAACCCCTAGAGGCTAAAAAGAGGAGCAAGTGAGGCCTGAAGCCAGTAATGGTCCTGAGAGCATCAGATGATACTTGTAGCCTAATGCACAGGTTTAATTGTCACTGTGTAGACAGGGAGGGCCTGAGCAAGATGGGGAGATTTATTGGAGACTTCCACAGAAAGCCGAGACCCCTCAAAAGCTACAGTGAAAGGGATGAACTAGAAAATCCAGAGAGTGAAGACATTCTAAGTAGAGAAGGAAAACAGTCTTCCCTGAAAATTTGTAACTACAAGCAATAGAATTCACAAGGAAGCAAAGCACCATGACGAAAAGGGCTAGACTCTGTTAAGTGAGCAAGAGGTGTCAGATCCTGTACTAAGTACTGTGGGAAGTACAGTGGTATCATAAACCActtttttacccaaataatgcgtaccttctacatttgtttgccaactgtaccTTGCCCTGTGAGGTATTTCTGTAAGCAcaatatactattttttttttttttacagcaacgtgtTAAAAAATGGACATAAAGATGCTTAAGAAAATACTTGTGGGTGGAGGatgaggttggcaaacaaacatagaaggtgtgtgttaCTTGTGTAAAAATGCCTTCCCCTGTCCAGTAGGCTGAGGGAGCAGAAAGACCACAGGTTTGAGGCCAGACTGAATCTTGGCTCTAacctttactagctgtgtgatttgagcctcagtttttataACTGTTAAATGGatatagtacctacttcataagGCTTTTATGAGTTTTCCATGCAACAGTGTATGTAAAGTGCTGAGCACAGTACCTGCTACTGCCTGGTGCTTGATGGATGCAGCTTTCCTTCATTCAAATTGTTTGCAAGATAATGGAGACTaggatgtatgtatgtatgtaaataaTAGATAAGTACTGAATCAAAGTGGCCTAAAAAGAATTCAGAAGAAGGGAGAGGGGACAGTGGGCTAGGTGGTCAGTGACAGATTTTGAATGACTATACTGTTTGAATGAGCAGACCCGGTTTGGGGGATAAGCATGAACAAAATTGCAGAGGAGGAATTGCATATGATCCCCAAGCTGTGGGTATCATGGGTGGAGTGCTACCTTTGGGGTGGGCACAGCTTTTGTCTCCCACCTCTTGACATGTCTTGAATGATGGCTTCATGGAGGAAAGCAATGGGAACTAAGGTTGTAGAAGTGAAAAGGCATGCTGGGGCAAAACTGGGCTAAGCTAAGGATTTGGTGTTCTGTTTTACAGGCAACTAGGGGACACTGAAGTGATGTTTTAAGGAAAAGCCATCACACTAGATTAGAGAAGACAGAGACTGTAGTGTAGACAAGAAGGAGGGCATTGCAATACTCCCTCCCTTCACTTCaatatggttaggttccaaagaccaggtcattatgcaaaatggcattatgtgaaaatggagggtgatcacatcagatcacaaaatggaggatgactataccattacataactgccaaattacatcattatgtaactgccaaactgctgagaattatggcccagccaagttgacacatatcctTAATCATCACCTTTAGTGTTACTTTTGCCTTGCGCcttggtgttcattactgccagacatatatCATTAATGTGCAAATTAGTCAGGTAGtagttttttactattgtcataaatgcaaaatgtcaaatAAAGAGATAGTTGATAAATAAGGAGAAAGTGTAGTTCCAAGTGCAAGGGAATGGAAGAGGAATGgtgaagaactgcctcatagggtttcctcaCTGGTACCGCCGGGCCCTCTCACATGCTGTTCCCTTAGCCTGGAACAGTTTTCCTCCTGTGACTTCCTCAACTCCCTTTCCTTATCTATTCCTTAGATGTCACTTGGCCCATTGACACCAACCTGACCCTTCAAGTCTGAATTAGATGCCCCTACACAGGGCTGCCACATCATGCTGCATTCCTATCATTCCAGGTATCCCTTGTATTATAATTGCCTACAACtctaccaaggagccctggtggtgcagtggttaagtgctcgctgctaacggaaagattggcagttcaaagccaccagctgcaccatggaaaaaagatgtggtgatctgcatctgtaaagattacagccttggaaaccctataaggcagttctaccctgtcctacagggtcactgtgagtaggaatcaacacaatggcaatggTTATGACTCTACCCTCTTCCAGGCTGCAGGCTCTGTGAGGGCAGGAACTGGTTTATCATGTTTGTCATTTATATCTCCACTGTTTCTCATAGTGCCTAGCACAGAATAAGTATTATATAGATATCTATAGAgggatatatatttttctatatctataatgaaaaaaagattgtaagaattataagaaaaaaaaaaaaagcaatggatTTAGTAAAAGATGACCACATCCTGTTACCTCCTGGTGTGGTCTAAGAAAAATATAGATATAGATTTATTCTTGGAAACATGTGGGAGCTTTCCTAGGTGTCAGCACCTGCTACCTTCCCTGACATCACTCTGTAACTTAGATGTCACATGGTGGCATGGTATTGTTCCACTTTATTTTCTTCACAGCTCTACTGAATCCAGATTTAAAGAAGACAATTGAATGTGCCAAGAAAATTGTACAAGGAAAAGATGGGATGGGAGCATGGTAAGTGATCCATCTTCAAAAGAACCGTATTAAAGACTTTCATCCATTATCTTAATCTTGGTCACTCTACATATGCAATCTCAAACTGATGGAGTCCTACCCACCAAATAAAGCAATGTTGTGCCATGGAGTCCCACAGCTGCAAGGTCATGGAGGAACAGAATAATTATCAGAAAAATTGCCTTTAGTTGAacatttggattatttttttaaatcttgtttaGGGTGCTAGgtaagattttttttcaaatcttgATAATATGCTAGGATGAGCATCCTTATAAATAAGTCTTTGCATAtatctgacttttttttcctgattatttCTTTTATGTAAATTCCTACAAGGGTTTGAATACTTTTAATGTTCTTGATGCATGTTGTGAAATGCCTCTTTAGGAAACTTATACCAATTTATACTTCTATTAAGAGTTTAGCCATAATAAAGgatatttatacaaaaccaacagccaaaatcattctCAATGgtgagagactgaaagcattccctctgaGAAAAAGAAcgagacaagtatgccctttatcaccactcttattcagcatcatgctagaagtcctagctagagcaataaagcaagaaaaagaaataaactgcatccaaattggtaagagagaggtaaaactatccctattagcagatgatatgatcttatacatataaaatcctaaagaatccacaagaaagctactggaactaatagaagatttctacAAAGTAGCAGGATTCAAGATTAATGtaccaaaatcagttggattcctctatatcaacaaagagaattttgaaaaggaaaactacaaatcaataccatttacaatagcccccaagaagatgaaatacttaggaataaatctaaccagagatgtaagacCTATACTAGGAAAAccacaaaatgctactgcaataTACATATTCTCCCTACTACTCATCACCCACTATTTAGATTTAAGGATCACTTAAcattaaaaggaaaccctggtggcagtttgactccaccaggtgctccttggaaactctatgaggcagttctactctgttccatagggttgctaagagttggaatcgacttgacagcaacagttttggttttagtTAGCATTAAAAGATTCCTACTAacgcaaaaaaacaaaccaaccaacaaacaaaaaagagaccagacttattggtatgacagaaactgaagaaacccagagagtatgacccctggacatccttatggctcagtaatgaagtcactcctgaggttcacccttcagccaaagattagacaggcccataaaacaaaatgagactaaatgggtacatcagcccaggggcaaggaagagaaggccaAAGGGGCCAGGAAACTTGGTAATGAGGAGCCTAAGATTGAGAAGagaagaatgttgacatgttgtggggttggcaaccaatgtcacaaaacaatatgtgtattaattgtttaataagaagctagtttgctctgtaagccttcatctacagtacaaaaacaaagaacgcaactgcaagaaaccaaaaggggcctacataagtggaaaaacataccatgcttatggatagaaagactcaacattgtgaaaataccaGTACTaccaaaacaatctacagatacaatgcaatcctgatccaaattccaacaccaTTCTTTAtatggaaagtgaagaggccctggataagtaaagcattattgaagaagaagaacaaaatgggaggcctcacactacccgatcttgttgttgttgttaggtgccattgtgtgtgttctgactcatagtgaccagatCAAAAccgtgcccagtcctgcgccaccctcacaatcattgttatgtttaagcccattgttgcagctactgtgtcaatccatctcattgagagtctttctctttttcactgaccatctactttaccaagcacaatgtccttttccagagactgatccctcctgataacatgttcaaaatacactagatgaagtcttgccagccTCATTTCCAGGgaccactctggctgtatttctttcaagatagacttgttcattcttcttgaggtccatggtatattcagtattctttgccaacaccgtaattcaaaagcatcaattctttttcagtcttccttattcattgtctagctttcccatgcatatgaaaatatcatgactcgggtcaggtgcaccgtagtcttcaaagtgacacctttgctttttaacattttaaagaggccttttgcagcagatttgcccaatacaatacaataTTTCTTTACTGCCGCTtgcatgggtattgactgtggatccaagtaaaatgaaatccttgactacgtcaatctttccttcatttatcacaatgttcctttttggtccaattgtgaggatttttgttttctttatgttgaggtgtaatccatgctgaagactgtagtctttgatcttcatcagtaagtacgtcaagtcctctttgctttcaacaagcaagattgtgtcatctgcatatcgaagatTGTTAATGAGATGTCCACCAATCcttatgccacattcttcttcatatagtccagcttcttggattatttgctcagcatacagattgaataagtatggtgaaaggatgcaactctgacacacacctttcttgattttaaaccaggcagtatccccttgctctgtttgatgacagcctcttggtctatatacaggttcctcatgagcacaattaagtgctggaATTCCAATTTctgacaatgttatccataatttgttatgatccacacaatcgaatgcctttgcatagtcaataaaacacaggtaaacatttttctggtattctctgctttcagccatggttcagctgacatcagcaataatacccCTTGATCCATGTCTTTTTCTGAAtccggctggaatttctggcagttccctgttgatgtactaccgcaactgcttttgaatgttcttcagcaaaattttacttgcacatgatattaatgatatcgttcgataatttctgtattctgttggatcacctctctttggaatgggcacaaatatggatctcttccagttggttggccaggtaactgtcttccaaatttcttggcataagcaagtgagcacttccagcactgcgtctgtttgttgaaatatctcaattggtatttcgtcagttcctggagccttgtttttcaccaatgccttcagtgcagcttgaacttcttccttcagtaccattggttcttgatcatatgctgcctcctgaaatagttgagtGTCAAGCAATACTTTCTGataaagtgactctgtgtattccttccatcttcttttgatgcttcctgcatcatttagtattttgtccatccattgctgtcgagtctattctgactcatagtgaccctatgggacatagtagaattgccccatagggtttcccaggagtggctggtgggtttgaactgctgacttttggttagcagccatagctcttaaccactgcaccaccagagctccatagaatctttcaaaattgcaactcgaggcttgaattttttcttcagctctttcagcttaagaaacgctgagtgtattcttcccttttggtgttccaacttcaggtctttgcacatttcattataatattttattttgtgttcttgagctgccctttgaaattttctttttggctctttcacttcatcatttcttccattcactttagctactctatgttcaagagcaagtttcagagtctcctctgacatccattttagtcttttatttctttcctgtctttttaatgacctcttcctttcttcatgtatgatgtcctgatcttagaacctattacatagccacggtagtcaaaacagcctggtcacactagtcaaaacagcctggtactggtacaacaacagacacacagaccagtggaacagaattgagaaatcaGATGCAAATCCAGCCAtctttgagcagctgatatttgacaaagggccaaagcctgttaaatggggaaaagacagtctctttaataaatggtgctaacataactggatgttcatctgtaaaaaaaacgaaacaagatccatacctcacaccatacacaaaaactaactcacagtggatcaaagatctaaatacaaaACCTGAAAAGATAAAGATCCTAGAGGAAAAATTAGGGACAGTGCTAGGTGCCATAATACACGTCATGAATGAAACTCATTCCATAGTTAACAatgtgcaaacaccagaagataaactagataactgggggttcctaaaaattaaacacttatgctcatcaaaagactttaccaaaagagcaaaaagagcacctacaaactgggaaaaaaatgttggctatgacatatctgacaagggcctaatctctcaaatctaagaaatacttcaacacctcaacaacaaaaagactactAATCCAATTCAGAAATAGGCAAACAGACACTCCACCAACGAAGACATTTGgggggctaacagacacatgaggaaatgctcacaatcattagccattagagaaatacagataaaAACTACAGTGAGAAGATGGCGGAcaaggcagacgctacctcggatccctcttacaacaaagacacagaaaaacaagtgaatcgatcacacacataacaatctacgaaccctgaacaacaaacacagatttagagacggagaacgaactaatacggggaagcagcgattgttttcagagcctggagccagcgtaccagtcaggtacggcacaagcacagagagctgctccacccacccgagctaaccccaggagggggaccagccggttccgcgggcggcgtgggacgcacccggtagaagaagtccctgggaggcagtgactggacttggaacggggagagcagcgtcccagccggggaaccgtctcgctgggatttggactgcacgcaggtacggcataaacacggagagctgctccacccccctgaactaaccccgggagggggcccagttgggtcgcgcgggcggcgtgggaagcaaacagtaggagaagtccctgggaggcagcgactggtattggagcggggagaacagcatcccagccgggacactcggtcacggcacaagcacgaggacctgctccacccacctgaactaaccccgggaggcggcccaactggttagcggaggcggcacggcaacgcggctggagggacgagaagtccccgggaggcagcgactgattttggagttgagagtgcaccgtctcagtaggggagccttgacgctgggcgtggggctgaaagcggaggatctgaccttgactccagcgggccagaccccccgggggcaatctccacacagccagcacacataggcgatgcgccccgcaggaatctcagatataatagtcattccaagcaagacaagcaactctggctatattctgaggtgctactctcctatctctctgttccctcctccaccctccccaggcggcttcattaacatccgaatagcctgagccagagggagaactctgatagggatctgactgcatttttttttagcggattttctggaaaaactagtttcccagtgatggctcggagacaacaatccatatcaaaccacttaaagaagcagaccatggcaggttctccaaccccccaaacaaaagaatcaaaatctttcccaaatgaagatacaatcctggaattatcagatacagaatataaaaaactaatttacagaatgcttcaagacatcacaaatgaaatcaggcaaactgcagaaaaagccaaggaacacactgataaaagtgttgaagaactcaaaaagattattgaagaacatagtggaaaaattaataagttgcaagaatccatagagagacagcatgtagaaatccaaaagattaacaataaaattacagaattagacaacgcactaggaagtcagaggagcagactcgagcaattagaatgcagactgggacatctggaggaccagggaatcaacaccaacatagctgaaaaaaaatcagataaaagaatttaaaaaaatgaagaaaccctaagaatcatgtgggactctatcaagaaggataacttgcgtgtgattggagtcccagaacagggagagaggacagaaaacacagagaaaatagttgaagaactcctgacagaaaacttccctgacatcatgaaagacgaaaggatatctatccaagatgctcatcgaaccccgtttaagattgatccaaaaagaaaaacaccaagacatattatcatcaaactcaccaaaaccaaagataaacagaaaattttaaaagcagccagggagaaaagaaaggtttccttcaagggagaatcaataagaatatgttctgactactcagcagaaaccatgcaggcaagaagggaatgggacgacatatacagaacactgaaggagaaaactgccagccaaggatcatatatccagcaaaactctctctgaaatatgaaggcgaaattaagatatttacagataaacacaagtttagagaatttgcaaaaaccaaaccaaagctacaagaaatactaaaggatattgtttggtcagagaaccaataatatcagatatcagcacaacacaaggtcacaaaacagaacgtcctgatatcagctcaaaaagggaaatcacaaaaacaaacaaattaagattaattaaaaaaaaatacacataacagggaatcatagaagtcaatacgtaaaagatcacaataatcaaaaagagggactaaatacaggaggcattgaactgccatatggagagtgatacaaggcgatatagaacaatacaagttaggtttttacttagaaaaataggagtaaataataaggtaaccccaAAAAGGTATAataactctataactcaagataaaagccaagaaaaacgtaacgactcaactagcataaagtcaaacactatgaaaaggaggatctcacaatttactaagaaaaacgcctcagcacaaaaaagtatgtggaaaaatgaaattgtcaacgacacacataaaaaggcatcaaaatgacagcactaaaaacttatttatctataattaccctgaatgtaaatggactaaatgcaccaataaagagacagagagtcacagagtggataaagaaacacgatccatctatatgctgcctacaagagacacaccttagacttagagacacaaacaaactaaaactcgaaggatggaaaaaaatatatcaagcaaacaataagcaaaaaagaagaggagtagcaatattaatttctgacaaaatagactttagacttaaatccaccacaaggataaagaaggacactatataatgataaaagggacaattgatcaggaagacataaccatattaaatatttacgcacccaatgacagggctgcaagatacataaatcaaattttaacagaattgaaaagtgagatagacacctccacatttatagtaggagacttcaacacaccactttcggagaaggacaggacatccagtaagaagctcaatagagacacggaagatctaattacaacaatcaaccaacttgacctcattgacttatacagaactctccacccaactgctgcaaaatatacttttttttctagcgcacatggaacattctctagaatagaccacatattaggtcataaaacaaacctttgcagagtccaaaacatcgaaatattacaaagcatcttctcagaccacaaggcaataaaactagagatcaataacagaaaaactagggaaaagaaatcaaatacttggaaaatgaacaataccctcctgaaaaaagactaggttaaagaagacatcaaggagggaataaggaaattcttagaaagcaacgagaatgaaaatacttcctatcaaaacctctgggacacagcaaaagcagtgctcagaggccaatttatatcgataaatgcacaaatacaaaaagaagaaagagccaaaatcagagaactgtccctacaacttgaacaaatagaaactgagcaacaaaagaatccatcaggcaccagaagaaagcaaataatacaaattagagctgaactaaatgaattagagaacagaaaaacaattgaaagaattaacaaagccaaaagctggttctttgaaaaaattaacaaaattgataaaccattggctagactgactaaagaaatacaggaaaggaaacaaataacccgaataagaaacgagaaggaccacatcacaacagaaccaaatgaaattaaaagaatcatttcagattattatgaaaaattgtactctaacaaatttgcaaacctagaagaaatggatgaattcctggaaaaacactacctacctaaactaacacattcagaagtagaacaactaaatagacccataacaaaaaaagagattgaaacggtaatcaaaaaactcccaacaaaaaaaagccctggcccagacggcttcactgcagagttctaccaatgtttcagagaagagttaacaccactacttctgaaggtattccaaagcatagaaaatgacggaatactacccagctcattctatgaagccaccatctccctgataccaaaaccaggtaaagacattacaaaaaaagaaaattatagacctatatccctcatgaacattgatgcaaaaatcctcaacaaaattctaggcaatagaatccaacagcacatcaaaaaaataattcaccctgatcaagtgggatttataccaggtatgcaaggctggtttaatatcagaaaaaccattaatgtaatccatcacataaataaaacaaaagacaaaaaccacatgatcttatcaattgatgcagaaaaggcatttgacaaagtccaacacccatttatgataaaaactcttaccaaaataggaattgaaggaaaattcctcaacataataaagggcatctatgcaaagccaacagccaatatcactctaaatggagagaacctgaaagcatttcccttgagaacgggaaccagacaaggatgccctttatcaccgctcttattcaacatcgtgctggaagtcctagccagggcaattaggctagacaaagaaataaaaggtatccggattggcaaggaagaagtaaagttatcactatttgcagatgacatgattatatacacagaaaaccctaaggaatcctccagaaaactactgaaactaatagaagagtttggaagagactcaggttataaaataaacatacaaaaatcacttggattcctctacatcaacaaaaagaacaccgaagaggaaataaccaaatcaataccattcacagtagcccccaagaagataagatacttaggaataaatcttaccaaggatgtaaaagacctatacaaagaaaactacaaagctctactacaagaaattcaaaaggacatacttaagtggaaaaacataccttgctcatggataggaa
The window above is part of the Loxodonta africana isolate mLoxAfr1 chromosome 22, mLoxAfr1.hap2, whole genome shotgun sequence genome. Proteins encoded here:
- the LYZL4 gene encoding lysozyme-like protein 4 isoform X1, translating into MPRFRGSAGRPLGNVGPFSLHPPSPELGLFITRMGRRFTGTAPKRASFEAHTKVVASASFGGPEPVRSRLEEAVVVARMESSYLVVPSDARVLGRCRVAKKLQEGGLSDFDGYSLENWVCLAYFESKFNPSAVYDNLRGDYTGYGLFQIRNNDWCDHGKNRCHVSCSALLNPDLKKTIECAKKIVQGKDGMGAWPSWTLNCQNSDTLARWLDGCIL
- the LYZL4 gene encoding lysozyme-like protein 4 isoform X2; this encodes MPSAVRSLEKMKASVVLSLLSYLVVPSDARVLGRCRVAKKLQEGGLSDFDGYSLENWVCLAYFESKFNPSAVYDNLRGDYTGYGLFQIRNNDWCDHGKNRCHVSCSALLNPDLKKTIECAKKIVQGKDGMGAWPSWTLNCQNSDTLARWLDGCIL